A window of the Bdellovibrio sp. ZAP7 genome harbors these coding sequences:
- a CDS encoding peroxiredoxin codes for MIKEHQVAAKIELGKKVPAFKIPSSSGETFALSSLKGKKIVLYFYPKDSTPGCTTESIEFNELLPKFKKENTEIIGVSRDSLKSHDKFICKYDFKFQLLSDEAEELCGMFDVIKEKNMYGKKVMGIERSTFVIDEDGKLVGEFRKIKAEGHAAEMLKFVKSL; via the coding sequence ATGATCAAGGAGCACCAAGTGGCCGCTAAAATTGAATTGGGTAAAAAAGTTCCCGCATTTAAAATTCCTTCTTCCAGTGGGGAGACGTTTGCCTTGTCTTCATTGAAGGGCAAAAAGATTGTTCTGTATTTTTACCCGAAGGACAGCACACCGGGTTGCACGACGGAATCGATTGAGTTCAATGAGCTGTTGCCGAAGTTTAAAAAAGAGAATACCGAGATCATCGGTGTATCTCGTGACAGCTTGAAATCCCACGATAAATTCATCTGTAAGTATGACTTTAAGTTTCAACTTTTGTCTGACGAAGCCGAAGAGCTTTGCGGAATGTTTGATGTGATTAAAGAAAAAAACATGTACGGCAAAAAAGTGATGGGTATTGAGCGCAGCACTTTCGTGATCGATGAAGATGGCAAACTTGTGGGCGAGTTCCGTAAAATCAAAGCGGAAGGTCACGCGGCTGAGATGTTGAAGTTTGTAAAGTCTCTTTAG